A stretch of the Deinococcus aestuarii genome encodes the following:
- the cas5e gene encoding type I-E CRISPR-associated protein Cas5/CasD has product MATLLLRLVAPMQAWGTRSRFDDRDTEAEPSRSGVLGLAAAALGIDRAEPVDHLTRLRFGVRVDRQGVASSDYHTAQLFPHSPKTRTDVTRRAYLADAAFWAGLEGDREVLAELHAALKNPHWPLSLGRRAFQPSLPIFAGPPLEVTLWDALREAPGLRREENGEPYRLVLDREAVPEGERGRASPSRRQDVPDGPFARRRYVSRDVLTVTADLDLPRDPVLRHEDREEVGA; this is encoded by the coding sequence GTGGCGACCCTGCTGCTGCGGCTGGTGGCGCCCATGCAGGCCTGGGGCACCCGCAGCCGCTTCGACGACCGCGACACCGAGGCCGAACCCAGCCGCTCGGGCGTGCTGGGCCTCGCGGCGGCGGCGCTGGGCATCGACCGGGCCGAGCCGGTGGACCACCTGACCCGCCTGCGCTTCGGCGTGCGGGTGGACCGTCAGGGGGTGGCGTCCAGCGACTACCACACGGCGCAGCTCTTCCCCCATTCCCCGAAGACGCGGACCGACGTGACCCGCCGCGCCTACCTCGCGGACGCCGCCTTCTGGGCCGGGCTGGAGGGGGACCGGGAGGTGCTGGCCGAGTTGCACGCCGCCCTGAAAAACCCGCACTGGCCGCTGTCGCTGGGGCGGAGGGCCTTCCAGCCGAGCCTGCCCATTTTCGCCGGGCCTCCGCTGGAGGTGACCCTGTGGGACGCGCTGCGGGAGGCGCCCGGCCTGCGCCGTGAGGAGAACGGCGAACCTTACCGCCTGGTGCTGGACCGGGAGGCGGTGCCGGAGGGCGAGCGGGGCCGCGCCTCCCCCTCCCGGCGGCAGGACGTGCCGGACGGTCCCTTCGCGCGGCGGCGCTACGTGTCCCGCGACGTGCTGACGGTGACGGCCGACCTCGACCTGCCCCGCGACCCGGTGCTCCGGCACGAGGACCGCGAGGAGGTGGGTGCGTGA
- the cas1e gene encoding type I-E CRISPR-associated endonuclease Cas1e, which yields MTQPSPQGAIIWQRQNLRELPKFRDGTGYLYLEHTRLEQDGRGVRAYHPEGMLTVPIANLSVLLLGPGCSVSHEAVKALSDTGCSLLWVGEGGVRLYASGLGETRSAARLHRQAMLWAHPQSRLKVVRQMYAMRFPEGLPDDLTLQQIRGREGARMRDAYARYSAAHGVKWDARQYRQQDWDRATPINKAVSAGNACLYGLAHAAILSMGYSPALGFVHTGKLLSFVYDVADLYKVEVVLPVAFREAATPGDDLERRVRTGLRDHMTRLRLLERMAADLVHLLGGDDPDPEPSAPGDLWDPGGNATGGKNYAGDDPGSRS from the coding sequence GTGACTCAACCCTCGCCCCAGGGCGCGATCATCTGGCAGCGGCAAAACCTGCGCGAGCTGCCCAAATTCCGCGACGGCACGGGCTACCTCTACCTCGAACACACCCGCCTGGAGCAAGACGGGCGCGGCGTGCGCGCCTACCACCCGGAGGGGATGCTCACCGTCCCCATCGCCAACCTGAGCGTCCTCCTCCTCGGCCCGGGGTGCAGCGTGAGCCACGAGGCGGTGAAGGCCCTCTCCGACACCGGCTGCTCGCTGCTGTGGGTCGGGGAGGGGGGCGTGCGCCTGTACGCGAGCGGCCTGGGCGAGACCCGCAGCGCGGCCCGCCTCCACCGCCAGGCCATGCTGTGGGCCCACCCGCAAAGCCGCCTGAAGGTCGTGCGGCAGATGTACGCGATGCGCTTCCCGGAAGGGCTGCCGGACGACCTGACCCTCCAGCAGATTCGCGGGCGCGAGGGGGCGCGGATGCGGGACGCCTACGCCCGCTACAGCGCCGCCCACGGGGTCAAATGGGACGCCCGGCAGTACAGGCAGCAGGACTGGGACCGCGCCACGCCGATCAACAAGGCGGTCAGCGCGGGAAACGCCTGCCTGTACGGCCTCGCGCACGCGGCGATCCTCAGCATGGGGTACAGCCCGGCCCTGGGCTTCGTCCACACCGGCAAGCTGCTGTCCTTCGTCTACGACGTGGCCGACCTCTACAAGGTCGAGGTGGTGCTCCCCGTCGCCTTCCGCGAGGCGGCCACCCCGGGCGACGACCTCGAACGCCGCGTCCGCACCGGATTGCGCGACCACATGACCCGCCTTCGGCTCCTCGAACGCATGGCGGCGGACCTCGTTCACCTCCTCGGCGGCGACGACCCGGACCCGGAGCCGAGTGCGCCGGGCGACCTCTGGGACCCGGGGGGCAACGCGACGGGAGGAAAGAACTATGCTGGTGATGACCCTGGAAGCCGTTCCTGA
- the casA gene encoding type I-E CRISPR-associated protein Cse1/CasA gives MDTFSLLDREWIPVVTQDGERRPVALRDSLLRAADFGRIDAGHPLQTAALYRLHLALLHRALRGPGDAEQGADWYLAGRFPDEVARYLERYADRLHLFGPRPFMQIVGLDPAAVGENFRSHWTRLSTEEGSPNTTALFNVEARPGGLRSDALTPARAALHLVAHQTFALGGLIKRFTTSARAAPVATAGLFLAEGANLHQTLCLNLVPYPQAMRDQDLPPWEEEPLTAEHIRARYDPERPRVAGGYASRYAWPSRSVLLLPEETPGGVVVRSVGFGAGMPLEGAGEGGGTGTDPMVSLRPSRDPKNEQPFPYKLRRERLLWRDLNALLPDPAAQVAEDRKGGVKVRPGTPPKTVSHARDVMRAAAERLGRTGEARQSLPSQDAPEGGWAEEGTPDARAAHPVIPVVVFGQLTDQGKAFAMRQETYTLPEAFIENPEGFRDHVRAALTDAGTVGEGLRRSVHLLAHALLKKDGERDPHKDDVGKLAAQIPAEPSYWAGLDTPFRTYLLALDANTDAALAGWHAALSRAARAGWRTAEQAAGMNAVGLRAIEKAQGPLLGALGTLKNGGTHDQSSG, from the coding sequence TTGGACACTTTTTCCCTGCTGGACAGGGAGTGGATTCCTGTTGTCACCCAGGACGGCGAGCGTCGGCCCGTCGCTCTTCGGGATTCCCTGCTGCGGGCCGCCGACTTCGGCCGCATCGACGCCGGGCACCCGTTGCAGACCGCCGCGCTCTACCGGCTCCATCTGGCCCTCCTGCACCGGGCGCTGAGGGGTCCCGGGGACGCGGAGCAGGGGGCCGACTGGTATCTGGCTGGGCGGTTTCCGGACGAGGTGGCCCGCTATCTGGAGCGGTATGCCGACCGCCTCCACCTCTTCGGACCGCGACCCTTCATGCAGATCGTGGGGCTGGACCCGGCGGCCGTGGGCGAGAACTTCCGCAGCCACTGGACCCGCCTGAGCACCGAGGAGGGCAGCCCGAACACGACGGCCCTCTTCAACGTGGAGGCCCGGCCCGGTGGCCTTCGCAGCGACGCGCTCACGCCCGCGCGGGCGGCCCTACACCTCGTGGCGCACCAGACCTTCGCGCTAGGGGGACTCATCAAACGCTTCACCACCTCGGCGCGGGCGGCTCCGGTGGCGACGGCGGGCCTGTTTCTGGCGGAGGGGGCGAACCTGCACCAGACCCTCTGCCTCAACCTCGTGCCCTACCCGCAGGCCATGCGGGACCAGGACCTGCCGCCCTGGGAGGAGGAGCCGCTGACCGCGGAGCACATCCGCGCCCGGTACGACCCCGAGCGGCCCCGTGTGGCCGGGGGGTACGCCAGCCGCTACGCGTGGCCCAGCCGCAGCGTTCTGCTGCTGCCCGAGGAGACGCCAGGGGGCGTGGTCGTGCGCTCGGTCGGCTTCGGCGCCGGAATGCCGCTGGAGGGGGCGGGCGAGGGGGGCGGCACGGGCACCGACCCGATGGTCAGCCTGCGCCCCAGCCGCGACCCCAAGAACGAGCAACCCTTTCCCTACAAACTGCGGCGCGAGCGGCTGCTGTGGCGTGACCTGAACGCCCTGCTGCCCGACCCCGCCGCCCAGGTGGCCGAGGACCGCAAGGGGGGGGTGAAGGTCCGGCCCGGCACTCCGCCCAAGACCGTCTCGCACGCCCGCGACGTGATGCGGGCCGCTGCCGAGCGGCTGGGGCGAACGGGTGAGGCCCGGCAGAGCCTCCCCTCCCAGGACGCGCCCGAGGGCGGCTGGGCCGAGGAAGGCACGCCCGACGCCCGCGCCGCGCACCCGGTCATTCCCGTCGTCGTGTTCGGCCAGCTCACCGATCAGGGCAAGGCCTTTGCCATGCGGCAGGAGACCTACACGCTGCCGGAAGCCTTTATCGAGAATCCCGAGGGGTTCCGCGACCACGTGCGGGCGGCCCTGACCGACGCGGGGACGGTGGGCGAGGGCCTGCGCCGCTCGGTCCACCTTCTCGCCCACGCCCTGCTGAAAAAGGACGGTGAGCGCGACCCCCACAAGGACGACGTGGGCAAGCTGGCCGCCCAGATTCCCGCCGAACCAAGCTACTGGGCGGGGCTGGACACCCCCTTCCGCACCTACCTGCTGGCGCTGGACGCGAATACGGACGCGGCCCTGGCGGGCTGGCACGCCGCCCTGAGCCGCGCGGCGCGGGCAGGCTGGCGCACCGCCGAGCAGGCCGCCGGGATGAACGCGGTGGGCCTGCGGGCCATCGAGAAAGCGCAGGGGCCGCTGCTGGGGGCCCTGGGCACCCTCAAGAACGGAGGCACCCATGACCAAAGTAGCGGATGA
- the cas2e gene encoding type I-E CRISPR-associated endoribonuclease Cas2e produces MLVMTLEAVPESLRGELARWLIEVQPGVYVGNASALVRDLLWDKAVQHTRRGRCTQVYRAGNEQGFVIRTHGDATRRVVSLDGYQLVAVRNARHTELSREYAPPEDDDKL; encoded by the coding sequence ATGCTGGTGATGACCCTGGAAGCCGTTCCTGAGAGCCTGCGCGGCGAACTTGCCCGCTGGCTGATCGAGGTGCAGCCGGGCGTGTACGTCGGCAACGCCTCGGCCCTCGTGCGTGACCTGCTGTGGGACAAGGCCGTGCAGCACACGCGCCGGGGCCGCTGCACCCAGGTCTACCGCGCGGGGAACGAGCAGGGCTTCGTGATCCGTACCCACGGCGACGCCACCCGCCGCGTCGTCAGCCTCGACGGCTATCAACTGGTCGCCGTCCGCAACGCCCGTCATACGGAACTCAGCCGGGAGTATGCCCCCCCCGAGGACGACGACAAATTGTGA
- the casB gene encoding type I-E CRISPR-associated protein Cse2/CasB, giving the protein MTKVADDRPARFVAELRRLERGPLAQLRRGLGGDERGVYWLEGLYTRTGYGAAEPYRKDALQLVAGLYALGPRARQDEGDAAEVEMPPAENADTERGPSIGLLMGRLYLAQDRRPSTEKRFLGLLDTDRDGLNHQMRQAVTLLATGDLTPDWVRLTTDLLYWGDRVRREWAQDFYREISREAKAQAEVPSTASPEDAPPTPTPSSQTGDDADGDTL; this is encoded by the coding sequence ATGACCAAAGTAGCGGATGACCGCCCCGCCCGCTTCGTGGCCGAGCTGCGTCGGCTGGAACGCGGCCCCCTCGCGCAGCTCCGGCGGGGGCTGGGCGGCGACGAGCGCGGCGTGTACTGGCTGGAGGGGCTGTATACCCGCACCGGCTACGGCGCGGCGGAACCCTACCGGAAAGACGCCCTGCAACTCGTGGCGGGCCTGTATGCCCTGGGGCCGCGGGCCCGGCAGGACGAGGGCGACGCGGCGGAGGTGGAAATGCCGCCCGCCGAGAACGCCGACACGGAAAGAGGCCCCTCCATCGGCCTGCTGATGGGTAGGCTCTACCTCGCGCAGGACCGGCGGCCCAGCACCGAGAAACGCTTCCTGGGGCTGCTGGACACCGACCGCGACGGCCTGAACCACCAGATGCGGCAGGCGGTGACCCTGCTTGCCACCGGGGACCTGACGCCCGACTGGGTGCGCCTCACCACCGACCTCCTGTACTGGGGCGACCGCGTGCGCCGCGAGTGGGCGCAGGACTTCTACCGCGAGATCAGCCGGGAGGCGAAGGCGCAGGCCGAGGTGCCTTCCACAGCCTCCCCGGAAGACGCGCCGCCCACCCCGACCCCCTCTTCCCAGACCGGCGACGACGCCGATGGAGACACGCTATGA
- the cas6e gene encoding type I-E CRISPR-associated protein Cas6/Cse3/CasE — translation MTPLHLSRLTFDDRDPRTARDLASPYALHQTLRWAFPGAGVEGAPLPDGERLLWRREDRATLLVQSLTVPDWEALNARHPGSLRGREVKAVDLTGALTPGRALRFRLRANVTVRRLDERGRSRRHALRGPHEQLLWLERQGGQHGFDLLAADIAHSGTVRTRKGAQTLTLHTVTFGGLIEVSDGAALLAAVRGGLGHAKALGCGLLSLAPAGGAP, via the coding sequence GTGACGCCGCTGCACCTCTCCCGCCTGACCTTCGACGACCGCGACCCCCGTACGGCCCGCGACCTCGCCAGCCCCTACGCCCTGCACCAGACCCTGCGCTGGGCCTTTCCGGGGGCAGGGGTGGAGGGGGCGCCCCTGCCGGACGGCGAGCGGCTGCTGTGGCGCCGGGAGGACCGGGCCACCCTGCTGGTGCAGAGCCTGACCGTGCCCGACTGGGAGGCCCTGAACGCCCGGCATCCCGGCTCGCTGCGGGGCCGGGAGGTCAAGGCGGTGGACCTGACAGGAGCGCTGACCCCCGGCCGTGCCCTGCGCTTCCGGCTGCGGGCGAACGTGACGGTACGCAGGCTCGACGAGCGGGGCCGCAGCCGCCGCCACGCCCTGCGCGGGCCGCACGAGCAGCTTCTCTGGCTGGAGCGGCAGGGCGGCCAGCACGGCTTTGACCTGCTCGCCGCCGATATCGCCCACAGCGGCACCGTCCGCACCCGCAAGGGCGCCCAGACCCTCACCCTCCACACCGTCACCTTTGGCGGGTTGATCGAAGTGAGCGACGGCGCGGCGCTCCTCGCGGCCGTGCGGGGCGGCCTGGGCCACGCCAAGGCGCTCGGCTGCGGCCTGCTGAGCCTCGCGCCTGCCGGAGGTGCCCCGTGA
- the cas7e gene encoding type I-E CRISPR-associated protein Cas7/Cse4/CasC — protein sequence MKALLELHYLQNFAPSNLNRDDTGSPKDAFFGGTRRLRISSQSFKRAMRQDFGGRQLLRPDEMGVRTKRAHEAIAELLAGEGRTGEQCRAAAELALGGLGLPVKDGKNQYLLFLGRDELRRVADIINANWAEFQAAAPASEEGGKKKASKKATLGGDLGKQLAGALNGSRAVDVALFGRMLADLPDKNADAAAQVAHAISTHGLRERQYDFYTAVDDLKPEDNAGADMLGTVEFASATVYRYACIDLGKLLENLQGDRELLERGLRAFLYASVFAAPTGKQNTFAAHNLPGLMVQVVRRDTSPRNLANAFERGVRAEGGGGYLAPSVAALADEMGWQNGVFGDAGTARFVAREGGHEVFGEAMPGVAALIDATVADALHALGA from the coding sequence ATGAAAGCCCTCCTCGAACTGCACTACCTCCAGAACTTCGCCCCCAGCAACCTCAACCGCGACGACACGGGCAGCCCCAAGGACGCCTTTTTCGGCGGCACCCGGCGGCTGCGGATTTCCTCGCAGTCGTTCAAGCGGGCCATGCGGCAGGACTTCGGGGGGCGGCAGCTTCTGCGGCCGGACGAGATGGGTGTGCGGACCAAGCGGGCGCACGAGGCGATTGCCGAGCTGCTCGCGGGCGAGGGCCGCACGGGGGAGCAGTGCCGCGCCGCCGCCGAACTCGCGCTGGGCGGGCTGGGCCTCCCCGTCAAGGACGGCAAGAACCAGTACCTCCTCTTCCTGGGCCGCGACGAGCTGCGCCGGGTGGCCGACATCATCAACGCCAACTGGGCCGAGTTCCAGGCGGCGGCCCCCGCGTCCGAGGAGGGCGGCAAGAAAAAGGCCAGCAAGAAGGCGACCCTGGGCGGTGACTTGGGCAAGCAACTGGCCGGGGCGCTGAACGGCTCCAGGGCGGTGGACGTGGCCCTCTTCGGGCGGATGCTCGCCGACCTCCCCGACAAGAACGCCGACGCGGCGGCGCAGGTCGCGCACGCGATCAGCACCCACGGGCTGCGCGAGCGGCAGTACGACTTCTACACGGCGGTGGACGACCTCAAGCCCGAGGACAACGCCGGGGCCGACATGCTGGGCACGGTGGAGTTCGCCAGCGCGACCGTCTACCGCTACGCCTGCATCGACCTGGGCAAGCTGCTGGAGAACCTCCAGGGCGACCGCGAGCTGCTGGAGCGGGGGCTGCGGGCCTTCCTGTACGCCTCGGTCTTCGCCGCGCCGACGGGCAAACAGAACACCTTCGCCGCGCACAACCTGCCGGGGCTGATGGTGCAGGTCGTGCGCCGGGACACCTCGCCGCGCAACCTCGCCAACGCCTTCGAGAGGGGCGTGCGGGCCGAGGGTGGGGGCGGCTACCTGGCCCCCAGCGTCGCGGCGCTGGCCGACGAGATGGGCTGGCAAAACGGCGTGTTCGGGGACGCGGGGACCGCCCGCTTCGTGGCGCGGGAGGGCGGGCACGAGGTCTTCGGGGAGGCGATGCCCGGCGTGGCGGCCCTGATCGACGCGACGGTCGCGGACGCCCTGCACGCGCTGGGGGCCTGA